A genomic window from Pyricularia oryzae 70-15 chromosome 7, whole genome shotgun sequence includes:
- a CDS encoding sugar transporter — MPPDEPTQSTVRPSMSRIPRAFNGRLTLSVLLIALSQVNFGLDLGIFSGSQAFPAFARDFGALNPTLEPPRHEVEPYFLSLLNSLPYVDFMLGMAQGSLVSARWGRRTTLQAMCVWAVVGATVCVTAESRVAVLLGRCIAYVYIGMEMAVVPVMQSEIVPPHVRGFIVATYHTGIGIGTLISALIVKGASEVEGDSSYRITFGCLYIIPCLIFPCLFFIPESPRWYLLKGREQDGLEALRKLRVGRFSDKEILEEFESYKSTISMSNGTFKETFEGANRRRTLIVIGTNMLLHLTGLSFITNYGTIFIQMQDAFNPFSIKIITSVLTVVECILSQFLVDFVGRRPLMLFGSIWQTLGLFCMGALGTVNNPPLSIRNGIIALMPLFQAGFNIGWGAHMHVVVAEIPTLRLRDKTYAMGAACNIAVQFLTSFSVTYLIHAQYASLGSKVGFVFGGFCLLSVLFTWFFIPECTGKTLEEIDRLFIAGVSIRDFKSASLGGSMAGRQGGCSEDHGRPPGLELKRGVEEPRGSDLLKGGIASDVQPAR; from the exons ATGCCACCCGACGAACCCACCCAGTCGACGGTGCGGCCGAGCATGTCGCGGATCCCCCGCGCCTTCAACGGCCGCCTCACCCTGTCCGTCCTCCTGATCGCCCTGTCGCAGGTCAACTTTGGCCTCGACCTGGGCATCTTTTCCGGCTCGCAAGCCTTCCCGGCCTTTGCGCGCGACTTTGGCGCCTTGAACCCCACGCTCGAGCCCCCGCGCCACGAGGTCGAGCCCTACTTCCTGTCGCTGCTCAACAGCCTCCCCTACGTGGACTTCATGTTGGGCATGGCGCAGGGGAGCTTGGTCAGCGCGAGGTGGGGCCGCAGGACGACACTGCAGGCCATGTGCGTCTGGGCCGTGGTCGGGGCTACGGTCTGCGTCACGGCAGAGTCGAGGGTCGCCGTGCTGCTGGGGAGGTGTATCGCTTACGTCTACATTGGCATGGAGATGGCCGTCGTGCCGGTGATGCAGTCTGAGATTGTCCCACCGCATGTGAGGGGATTCATAGTGGCGACGTACCACACTGGTATTGGG ATTGGCACCCTGATCAGCGCACTCATCGTCAAGGGCGCCAGTGAGGTCGAGGGCGACTCTTCCTACAGAATCACCTTTGGGTGCTTGTACATTATCCCGTGCCTTATTTTCCCCTGCTTGTTCTTCATCCCCGAG TCACCACGCTGGTATCTACTCAAAGGTCGAGAACAAGACGGCCTCGAAGCATTGCGAAAGTTGCGAGTCGGTCGCTTCTCGGACAAAGAGATCCTGGAAGAATTCGAGAGCTACAAGAGCACAATCAGCATGTCGAACGGTACCTTTAAAGAGACGTTCGAGGGCGCCAACAGACGGCGGACTCTGATAGTGATCGGCACAAACATGCTCCTGCATCTTACAGGTCTCAGCTTCATCACCAACTACGGTACCATCTTTATTCAGATGCAGGATGCCTTCAACCCCTTTTCCATAAAGATCATCACCTCGGTCTTGACGGTGGTGGAGTGCATTCTAAGTCAGTTTCTGGTGGACTTTGTTGGTCGTCG CCCCCTGATGCTGTTTGGATCGATCTGGCAAACTCTAGGCCTGTTCTGCATGGGCGCCCTCGGCACCGTCAACAACCCACCCCTGTCCATCCGCAACGGAATTATAGCCCTCATGCCTCTTTTCCAAGCCGGCTTCAACATCGGCTGGGGTGCGCACATGCACGTCGTGGTGGCCGAGATCCCGACCCTGCGGCTACGCGACAAGACTTACGCCATGGGAGCGGCGTGCAA caTCGCCGTTCAATTTCTCACCTCGTTCAGCGTCACGTACCTCATTCACGCGCAGTATGCCAGCCTCGGATCCAAGGTCGGCTTCGTCTTTGGCGGCTTTTGCTTGCTGAGCGTCTTGTTCACGTGGTTCTTCATCCCAGAGTGCACGGGCAAGACGCTCGAGGAGATCGACCGGCTGTTCATTGCTGGGGTCAGTATACGCGACTTCAAAAGTGCCTCCTTGGGCGGATCCATGGCGGGGCGGCAGGGTGGCTGTAGTGAGGATCACGGCAGGCcgccgggcctggaattGAAGCGTGGAGTCGAGGAGCCACGGGGCAGCGATCTGTTGAAGGGCGGGATTGCTAGTGATGTGCAGCCGGCTCGCTGA